Proteins from one Niallia circulans genomic window:
- a CDS encoding DUF1934 domain-containing protein has protein sequence MSNGQAPIKIHVTTNIYNGSSKDSIEWVGFGQYLEKDGSSYIKYEEEIEEGTIKTVVKVSGNEGLILRSGAVKMRLAFLLNKKRNGSYETPYGTFLMVTDTKRLGMEKEANSPSGLIDILYDLNTNGSKNGTYHMTINFKEETVQA, from the coding sequence TTGTCTAACGGGCAAGCACCTATAAAAATACATGTGACCACCAACATATACAACGGCAGCTCGAAAGATAGTATCGAGTGGGTTGGATTTGGACAATACTTAGAAAAAGACGGAAGCAGCTATATTAAATACGAAGAAGAAATAGAGGAAGGCACCATTAAGACAGTTGTTAAAGTATCTGGAAATGAAGGATTAATACTTCGCAGCGGAGCAGTGAAAATGCGACTAGCCTTTTTGTTGAACAAAAAGCGAAATGGCAGCTATGAAACTCCTTATGGTACTTTTCTTATGGTGACAGATACAAAGCGGTTAGGCATGGAAAAAGAAGCAAATAGTCCATCAGGGCTTATTGATATATTGTATGATTTAAATACGAATGGCAGTAAAAATGGAACCTATCATATGACAATCAATTTTAAGGAGGAGACAGTACAAGCATGA